In one Vagococcus entomophilus genomic region, the following are encoded:
- a CDS encoding MarR family winged helix-turn-helix transcriptional regulator, translating into MKKQKILSKLTEVAHQPFLIFANQVQGKKDNAFETLLLLEKEEQVTAGRISEYLDIKPSSVTQIIKKLETNGTIERIKSEKDARVILIKLTEKGKDSILNRDTVSSGLIDELFSGFKEEEVDNLEEYLTRMIENISSEVFQSQLKEQFGNEDRWQQLGAMSTQFERAREQMLKRSKIDGFSEEMLRRGFGRNNRFWRGNEE; encoded by the coding sequence ATGAAGAAACAAAAGATCCTATCAAAATTAACAGAGGTAGCCCATCAGCCTTTTTTAATCTTTGCAAATCAAGTTCAGGGAAAAAAAGATAATGCGTTTGAAACCCTGTTATTGTTAGAAAAAGAAGAACAAGTGACAGCTGGAAGAATCTCGGAGTATCTAGATATCAAACCGTCCAGTGTTACCCAAATTATCAAGAAGTTAGAAACAAATGGCACAATCGAAAGAATAAAATCAGAAAAAGATGCGCGAGTTATCTTGATTAAACTAACTGAAAAAGGGAAAGACAGTATTTTAAATCGCGACACGGTTTCTTCTGGTTTGATAGATGAACTATTTAGCGGATTCAAAGAAGAGGAGGTTGACAATTTAGAGGAATACCTCACGCGTATGATTGAAAATATATCCAGTGAAGTGTTTCAAAGTCAGCTAAAAGAGCAATTTGGAAATGAAGACAGGTGGCAACAATTGGGTGCAATGTCCACTCAATTTGAACGAGCACGTGAACAGATGCTTAAAAGAAGCAAAATAGATGGCTTCTCTGAGGAAATGCTCAGAAGAGGATTCGGTAGAAATAATCGTTTTTGGAGGGGCAATGAAGAATGA
- a CDS encoding ABC transporter ATP-binding protein translates to MSNKKQAKQRLKKGSSKFSLRAFTHLVVSTKPKWYLLIIGIGLLMFSSGIQIYVPKLAATLVNSFAKKIDYTLMLQAVGMFVISAILSAIGGTILGIFGENVIQNLRKRLWVKLTTLKVKYFDTTKAGETSSRLVNDTSQVKQLLAGTFPQTLSSAILVIGSIYMMFRMDWKMSLAMLVAVPVVVITMIPIFTFGSKVGHMRQDALAEFSGIANETLSEIRLVKTSNAEEQVQKRGSHEVNKLFKVGRKEAIFDAMIQPFMMMIMMSLIFGLLIYGMHRIAIGEMEIGTLLSFLMYLFNLIGSISSLATLFTEIAKTAGATKRVQELLEEESEELTGGIEMDVTGKTLDVKNIDFAYNQEELILKNVSFKAKSNEVIAFAGPSGGGKSTIFSLLERFYEPTSGTISIGDTRISAMNLSNYRAQIGFVSQDSAIMAGTIRENLTYGLTQNFSDQDLWQVLELAYARGFVEEMPEGLNTEVGERGVKISGGQRQRIAIARAFLRNPKILMLDEATASLDSESEMKVQRALSNLMQGRTTLVIAHRLATIVDSDRIYFLEKGQITGSGTHTELVKTHQTYAKYVSEQFKTSAIVSEK, encoded by the coding sequence ATGAGTAATAAGAAACAAGCTAAACAGCGATTAAAGAAAGGCTCATCCAAGTTTTCACTAAGAGCATTTACACATTTGGTAGTGTCCACCAAGCCCAAATGGTATTTGTTGATCATAGGAATTGGTTTATTGATGTTTTCTTCGGGAATTCAGATTTATGTCCCAAAACTAGCTGCGACATTAGTCAATAGTTTTGCCAAAAAAATTGATTATACATTGATGCTTCAAGCCGTGGGAATGTTTGTGATATCCGCCATCTTATCTGCGATTGGTGGAACAATTTTAGGGATTTTTGGAGAAAATGTTATTCAGAATTTAAGAAAGAGACTGTGGGTAAAACTAACGACATTAAAAGTAAAGTATTTTGATACAACTAAGGCAGGGGAAACTTCTAGTCGACTTGTCAACGATACCTCTCAAGTGAAACAGCTTCTGGCTGGTACTTTTCCTCAAACATTATCGAGTGCAATACTGGTCATTGGTTCTATTTATATGATGTTTCGAATGGACTGGAAGATGAGTCTGGCAATGCTTGTGGCTGTTCCGGTTGTTGTGATTACGATGATTCCTATTTTTACATTTGGCTCAAAAGTAGGGCACATGCGTCAAGATGCATTAGCTGAATTTAGTGGCATTGCAAATGAAACGTTGAGTGAGATTCGTTTGGTGAAAACGTCAAATGCGGAAGAGCAAGTTCAAAAACGAGGAAGCCATGAAGTGAATAAACTATTCAAAGTAGGGCGTAAAGAAGCTATTTTTGATGCAATGATTCAACCCTTTATGATGATGATCATGATGAGCTTAATCTTTGGACTATTAATTTATGGAATGCATCGTATTGCAATTGGTGAGATGGAAATTGGAACACTACTAAGTTTTTTGATGTACTTATTTAACTTAATTGGCTCAATCTCTAGTCTAGCTACTTTATTTACAGAGATAGCAAAAACAGCAGGTGCGACCAAACGTGTCCAAGAATTGCTTGAAGAGGAGTCAGAAGAACTTACCGGTGGTATTGAGATGGATGTAACAGGAAAAACACTGGATGTGAAAAATATCGACTTTGCATATAACCAGGAAGAGCTCATTTTAAAAAATGTTTCTTTTAAAGCAAAATCAAATGAAGTTATTGCATTTGCAGGACCTTCTGGTGGAGGAAAGTCGACTATTTTTAGTTTGTTAGAACGTTTTTATGAGCCTACTAGTGGGACTATCTCAATTGGAGATACAAGGATTTCAGCCATGAATTTGAGTAATTACCGCGCTCAAATTGGCTTTGTTTCACAAGATAGTGCTATTATGGCGGGCACAATACGAGAGAATTTAACCTATGGGTTAACGCAAAATTTTTCTGATCAAGACTTATGGCAAGTTTTAGAGCTAGCTTATGCGCGTGGATTTGTTGAGGAGATGCCGGAAGGACTAAATACAGAAGTTGGCGAACGTGGTGTCAAAATTTCTGGTGGACAACGACAAAGAATTGCTATTGCTCGAGCCTTTTTAAGAAATCCTAAAATTTTGATGCTAGATGAAGCGACCGCAAGTTTAGATAGTGAATCTGAGATGAAAGTTCAACGCGCACTTTCTAATTTGATGCAAGGGCGTACGACGCTCGTGATTGCACACAGATTAGCAACGATTGTAGATAGTGATAGGATCTATTTTCTTGAAAAGGGCCAAATTACTGGAAGTGGCACACATACTGAACTTGTAAAAACACACCAAACTTATGCAAAATATGTAAGTGAACAGTTTAAAACAAGTGCAATCGTTTCGGAGAAATAA